Proteins found in one Channa argus isolate prfri chromosome 7, Channa argus male v1.0, whole genome shotgun sequence genomic segment:
- the ago1 gene encoding protein argonaute-1 isoform X1 — protein MEPGPSGAVPMGVFPPPLQQVFHAPRRPGMGTVGKPIKLLANYFEVEIPKMDVYHYEVDIKPDKCPRRVNREVVEYMVQHFKPQLFGDRKPVYDGKKNIYTVLALPIGSEKVDFEVTIPGEGKDRIFKVSIRWLAKVSWRLLQETLISGRLQVPLDSVQALDVAMRHLASMRYTPVGRSFFSPPEGYYHPLGGGREVWFGFHQSVRPAMWKMMLNIDVSATAFYKAQPVIEFMCEVLDIRNIDEQPKTLTDSQRVRFTKEIKGLKVEVTHCGQMKRKYRVCNVTRRPASHQTFPLQLESGQTVECTVAQYFKQKYNLQLKYPHLPCLQVGQEQKHTYLPLEVCNIVAGQRCIKKLTDNQTSTMIKATARSAPDRQEEISRLMKNANFNLDPYIQEFGIKVKDDMAEVTGRVLPAPILQYGGRNRAIATPNQGVWDMRGKQFYNGIEIKVWAIACFAPQKQCREEVLKNFTDQLRKISKDAGMPIQGQPCFCKYAQGADSVEPMFRHLKNTYSGLQLIIVILPGKTPVYAEVKRVGDTLLGMATQCVQVKNVVKTSPQTLSNLCLKINVKLGGINNILVPHQRSAVFQQPVIFLGADVTHPPAGDGKKPSITAVVGSMDAHPSRYCATVRVQRPRQEIIEDLSYMVRELLIQFYKSTRFKPTRIIFYRDGVPEGQLPQILHYELLAIRDACIKLEKDYQPGITYIVVQKRHHTRLFCADKSERIGKSGNIPAGTTVDTSITHPFEFDFYLCSHAGIQGTSRPSHYYVLWDDNRFTADELQILTYQLCHTYVRCTRSVSIPAPAYYARLVAFRARYHLVDKEHDSGEGSHVSGQSNGRDPQALAKAVQIHHDTLRTMYFA, from the exons ATGGAGCCGGGACCGTCTGGCGCTG TGCCCATGGGGGTCTTCCCCCCACCCCTGCAGCAGGTGTTCCATGCCCCCCGCCGGCCAGGCATGGGTACCGTGGGCAAGCCCATCAAGCTGTTGGCCAACTACTTCGAGGTGGAGATCCCAAAGATGGATGTCTACCACTATGAGGTGGACATTAAACCTGATAAGTGCCCACGACGAGTCAACAG GGAGGTGGTGGAGTACATGGTGCAACACTTCAAGCCCCAGCTCTTTGGCGACAGAAAGCCAGTGTATGATGGCAAGAAGAATATCTACACGGTGCTAGCACTACCGATTGGAAGTGAAAAG GTGGATTTTGAGGTAACCATACCAGGCGAGGGTAAGGACCGTATTTTCAAGGTGTCTATCCGTTGGCTGGCCAAGGTGTCATGGCGCCTGTTGCAGGAGACTCTGATCAGTGGACGCCTGCAAGTTCCCCTGGACTCGGTTCAAGCCTTGGACGTAGCCATGCGCCACCTGGCCTCTATGAG GTACACTCCAGTGGGCCGTTCATTTTTCTCCCCACCTGAAGGATACTACCACCCACTGGGTGGGGGTAGGGAAGTCTGGTTTGGCTTTCACCAGTCTGTACGCCCCGCCATGTGGAAGATGATGCTTAACATTGATG tgTCAGCCACAGCCTTTTACAAAGCCCAGCCTGTAATCGAGTTCATGTGTGAGGTTCTGGACATTCGCAACATCGATGAGCAGCCCAAGACTCTCACTGACTCGCAAAGGGTCCGCTTCACCAAGGAAATTAAAG GTTTGAAGGTGGAAGTAACTCATTGCGGTCAAATGAAGAGGAAGTACCGTGTATGCAATGTAACCCGACGTCCTGCCAGCCACCAGAC gtTTCCCCTCCAGCTTGAGAGTGGGCAGACAGTAGAATGTACAGTGGCCCAGTACTTCAAGCAGAAGTACAATCTGCAGCTAAAATACCCCCACCTACCCTGTCTACAGGTGGGGCAAGAGCAGAAGCACACCTACCTGCCCCTGGAG GTGTGTAACATTGTAGCAGGTCAACGGTGCATCAAAAAACTGACAGATAATCAGACCTCCACTATGATCAAAGCAACGGCTCGATCTGCGCCCGACAGACAAGAGGAGATCAGCAGGCTG ATGAAGAACGCTAACTTCAACCTGGACCCATACATCCAAGAGTTTGGGATCAAGGTGAAAGATGATATGGCTGAGGTGACGGGCAGAGTGCTCCCCGCCCCTATCCTGCAGTATGGAGGACGG AACCGTGCCATAGCAACCCCAAACCAGGGAGTGTGGGACATGAGGGGGAAGCAGTTTTATAATGGCATTGAGATCAAAGTGTGGGCCATTGCCTGCTTTGCCCCCCAGAAACAGTGCAGAGAAGAGGTGCTTAA AAACTTCACAGATCAGCTGCGTAAGATTTCTAAGGATGCTGGGATGCCGATTCAGGGTCAGCCATGCTTCTGTAAATATGCCCAGGGAGCAGACAGTGTTGAGCCCATGTTCAGACACCTGAAGAACACCTACTCTGGACTGCAGCTCATCATTGTTATCCTACCAGGAAAAACCCCTGTCTATg CTGAGGTAAAACGTGTAGGAGACACTTTACTTGGTATGGCCACGCAATGTGTTCAGGTGAAAAATGTAGTAAAGACATCACCTCAGACCCTCTCCAACCTCTGCCTCAAGATTAACGTGAAACTTGGCGGCATCAACAACATCCTGGTACCTCACCAACG GTCAGCAGTGTTTCAGCAGCCAGTTATCTTCCTGGGAGCAGACGTCACACATCCCCCTGCCGGAGATGGAAAGAAGCCCTCTATTACTGCT GTGGTAGGCAGTATGGATGCTCATCCCAGCAGATATTGTGCCACAGTGCGAGTCCAGAGACCCAGGCAAGAGATCATTGAGGATCTGTCATACATGGTGCGTGAACTGCTAATTCAGTTCTACAAGTCGACCCGATTTAAGCCCACCAGGATCATTTTCTACAGAGATGGAGTTCCTGAAGGACAGTTACCGCAG ATTCTCCACTACGAGCTCCTGGCCATCCGAGATGCATGCATCAAACTGGAGAAAGACTATCAGCCAGGCATCACCTACATCGTGGTGCAGAAACGCCACCACACACGCCTCTTCTGTGCTGACAAGTCTGAAAGG aTTGGAAAGAGTGGGAATATTCCTGCAGGAACTACAGTGGACACCAGCATCACTCATCCCTTTGAGTTTGACTTCTACCTGTGCAGCCATGCAGGCATACAG GGTACCAGCCGGCCGTCTCATTATTACGTCCTTTGGGACGACAATCGCTTCACGGCTGATGAGTTGCAGATTTTAACTTACCAGTTGTGCCACACTTATGTGCGTTGTACCCGCTCGGTCTCCATCCCTGCTCCAGCCTACTATGCTCGTCTTGTGGCCTTCCGAGCCCGCTACCATCTGGTGGACAAAGAACATGACAG TGGAGAGGGCAGTCATGTGTCTGGTCAGAGTAATGGTCGGGACCCCCAGGCACTGGCCAAAGCTGTTCAGATTCACCACGACACCCTGAGGACCATGTACTTCGCCTGA
- the ago1 gene encoding protein argonaute-1 isoform X2, with the protein MGVFPPPLQQVFHAPRRPGMGTVGKPIKLLANYFEVEIPKMDVYHYEVDIKPDKCPRRVNREVVEYMVQHFKPQLFGDRKPVYDGKKNIYTVLALPIGSEKVDFEVTIPGEGKDRIFKVSIRWLAKVSWRLLQETLISGRLQVPLDSVQALDVAMRHLASMRYTPVGRSFFSPPEGYYHPLGGGREVWFGFHQSVRPAMWKMMLNIDVSATAFYKAQPVIEFMCEVLDIRNIDEQPKTLTDSQRVRFTKEIKGLKVEVTHCGQMKRKYRVCNVTRRPASHQTFPLQLESGQTVECTVAQYFKQKYNLQLKYPHLPCLQVGQEQKHTYLPLEVCNIVAGQRCIKKLTDNQTSTMIKATARSAPDRQEEISRLMKNANFNLDPYIQEFGIKVKDDMAEVTGRVLPAPILQYGGRNRAIATPNQGVWDMRGKQFYNGIEIKVWAIACFAPQKQCREEVLKNFTDQLRKISKDAGMPIQGQPCFCKYAQGADSVEPMFRHLKNTYSGLQLIIVILPGKTPVYAEVKRVGDTLLGMATQCVQVKNVVKTSPQTLSNLCLKINVKLGGINNILVPHQRSAVFQQPVIFLGADVTHPPAGDGKKPSITAVVGSMDAHPSRYCATVRVQRPRQEIIEDLSYMVRELLIQFYKSTRFKPTRIIFYRDGVPEGQLPQILHYELLAIRDACIKLEKDYQPGITYIVVQKRHHTRLFCADKSERIGKSGNIPAGTTVDTSITHPFEFDFYLCSHAGIQGTSRPSHYYVLWDDNRFTADELQILTYQLCHTYVRCTRSVSIPAPAYYARLVAFRARYHLVDKEHDSGEGSHVSGQSNGRDPQALAKAVQIHHDTLRTMYFA; encoded by the exons ATGGGGGTCTTCCCCCCACCCCTGCAGCAGGTGTTCCATGCCCCCCGCCGGCCAGGCATGGGTACCGTGGGCAAGCCCATCAAGCTGTTGGCCAACTACTTCGAGGTGGAGATCCCAAAGATGGATGTCTACCACTATGAGGTGGACATTAAACCTGATAAGTGCCCACGACGAGTCAACAG GGAGGTGGTGGAGTACATGGTGCAACACTTCAAGCCCCAGCTCTTTGGCGACAGAAAGCCAGTGTATGATGGCAAGAAGAATATCTACACGGTGCTAGCACTACCGATTGGAAGTGAAAAG GTGGATTTTGAGGTAACCATACCAGGCGAGGGTAAGGACCGTATTTTCAAGGTGTCTATCCGTTGGCTGGCCAAGGTGTCATGGCGCCTGTTGCAGGAGACTCTGATCAGTGGACGCCTGCAAGTTCCCCTGGACTCGGTTCAAGCCTTGGACGTAGCCATGCGCCACCTGGCCTCTATGAG GTACACTCCAGTGGGCCGTTCATTTTTCTCCCCACCTGAAGGATACTACCACCCACTGGGTGGGGGTAGGGAAGTCTGGTTTGGCTTTCACCAGTCTGTACGCCCCGCCATGTGGAAGATGATGCTTAACATTGATG tgTCAGCCACAGCCTTTTACAAAGCCCAGCCTGTAATCGAGTTCATGTGTGAGGTTCTGGACATTCGCAACATCGATGAGCAGCCCAAGACTCTCACTGACTCGCAAAGGGTCCGCTTCACCAAGGAAATTAAAG GTTTGAAGGTGGAAGTAACTCATTGCGGTCAAATGAAGAGGAAGTACCGTGTATGCAATGTAACCCGACGTCCTGCCAGCCACCAGAC gtTTCCCCTCCAGCTTGAGAGTGGGCAGACAGTAGAATGTACAGTGGCCCAGTACTTCAAGCAGAAGTACAATCTGCAGCTAAAATACCCCCACCTACCCTGTCTACAGGTGGGGCAAGAGCAGAAGCACACCTACCTGCCCCTGGAG GTGTGTAACATTGTAGCAGGTCAACGGTGCATCAAAAAACTGACAGATAATCAGACCTCCACTATGATCAAAGCAACGGCTCGATCTGCGCCCGACAGACAAGAGGAGATCAGCAGGCTG ATGAAGAACGCTAACTTCAACCTGGACCCATACATCCAAGAGTTTGGGATCAAGGTGAAAGATGATATGGCTGAGGTGACGGGCAGAGTGCTCCCCGCCCCTATCCTGCAGTATGGAGGACGG AACCGTGCCATAGCAACCCCAAACCAGGGAGTGTGGGACATGAGGGGGAAGCAGTTTTATAATGGCATTGAGATCAAAGTGTGGGCCATTGCCTGCTTTGCCCCCCAGAAACAGTGCAGAGAAGAGGTGCTTAA AAACTTCACAGATCAGCTGCGTAAGATTTCTAAGGATGCTGGGATGCCGATTCAGGGTCAGCCATGCTTCTGTAAATATGCCCAGGGAGCAGACAGTGTTGAGCCCATGTTCAGACACCTGAAGAACACCTACTCTGGACTGCAGCTCATCATTGTTATCCTACCAGGAAAAACCCCTGTCTATg CTGAGGTAAAACGTGTAGGAGACACTTTACTTGGTATGGCCACGCAATGTGTTCAGGTGAAAAATGTAGTAAAGACATCACCTCAGACCCTCTCCAACCTCTGCCTCAAGATTAACGTGAAACTTGGCGGCATCAACAACATCCTGGTACCTCACCAACG GTCAGCAGTGTTTCAGCAGCCAGTTATCTTCCTGGGAGCAGACGTCACACATCCCCCTGCCGGAGATGGAAAGAAGCCCTCTATTACTGCT GTGGTAGGCAGTATGGATGCTCATCCCAGCAGATATTGTGCCACAGTGCGAGTCCAGAGACCCAGGCAAGAGATCATTGAGGATCTGTCATACATGGTGCGTGAACTGCTAATTCAGTTCTACAAGTCGACCCGATTTAAGCCCACCAGGATCATTTTCTACAGAGATGGAGTTCCTGAAGGACAGTTACCGCAG ATTCTCCACTACGAGCTCCTGGCCATCCGAGATGCATGCATCAAACTGGAGAAAGACTATCAGCCAGGCATCACCTACATCGTGGTGCAGAAACGCCACCACACACGCCTCTTCTGTGCTGACAAGTCTGAAAGG aTTGGAAAGAGTGGGAATATTCCTGCAGGAACTACAGTGGACACCAGCATCACTCATCCCTTTGAGTTTGACTTCTACCTGTGCAGCCATGCAGGCATACAG GGTACCAGCCGGCCGTCTCATTATTACGTCCTTTGGGACGACAATCGCTTCACGGCTGATGAGTTGCAGATTTTAACTTACCAGTTGTGCCACACTTATGTGCGTTGTACCCGCTCGGTCTCCATCCCTGCTCCAGCCTACTATGCTCGTCTTGTGGCCTTCCGAGCCCGCTACCATCTGGTGGACAAAGAACATGACAG TGGAGAGGGCAGTCATGTGTCTGGTCAGAGTAATGGTCGGGACCCCCAGGCACTGGCCAAAGCTGTTCAGATTCACCACGACACCCTGAGGACCATGTACTTCGCCTGA
- the ago1 gene encoding protein argonaute-1 isoform X3: protein MCEVLDIRNIDEQPKTLTDSQRVRFTKEIKGLKVEVTHCGQMKRKYRVCNVTRRPASHQTFPLQLESGQTVECTVAQYFKQKYNLQLKYPHLPCLQVGQEQKHTYLPLEVCNIVAGQRCIKKLTDNQTSTMIKATARSAPDRQEEISRLMKNANFNLDPYIQEFGIKVKDDMAEVTGRVLPAPILQYGGRNRAIATPNQGVWDMRGKQFYNGIEIKVWAIACFAPQKQCREEVLKNFTDQLRKISKDAGMPIQGQPCFCKYAQGADSVEPMFRHLKNTYSGLQLIIVILPGKTPVYAEVKRVGDTLLGMATQCVQVKNVVKTSPQTLSNLCLKINVKLGGINNILVPHQRSAVFQQPVIFLGADVTHPPAGDGKKPSITAVVGSMDAHPSRYCATVRVQRPRQEIIEDLSYMVRELLIQFYKSTRFKPTRIIFYRDGVPEGQLPQILHYELLAIRDACIKLEKDYQPGITYIVVQKRHHTRLFCADKSERIGKSGNIPAGTTVDTSITHPFEFDFYLCSHAGIQGTSRPSHYYVLWDDNRFTADELQILTYQLCHTYVRCTRSVSIPAPAYYARLVAFRARYHLVDKEHDSGEGSHVSGQSNGRDPQALAKAVQIHHDTLRTMYFA from the exons ATGTGTGAGGTTCTGGACATTCGCAACATCGATGAGCAGCCCAAGACTCTCACTGACTCGCAAAGGGTCCGCTTCACCAAGGAAATTAAAG GTTTGAAGGTGGAAGTAACTCATTGCGGTCAAATGAAGAGGAAGTACCGTGTATGCAATGTAACCCGACGTCCTGCCAGCCACCAGAC gtTTCCCCTCCAGCTTGAGAGTGGGCAGACAGTAGAATGTACAGTGGCCCAGTACTTCAAGCAGAAGTACAATCTGCAGCTAAAATACCCCCACCTACCCTGTCTACAGGTGGGGCAAGAGCAGAAGCACACCTACCTGCCCCTGGAG GTGTGTAACATTGTAGCAGGTCAACGGTGCATCAAAAAACTGACAGATAATCAGACCTCCACTATGATCAAAGCAACGGCTCGATCTGCGCCCGACAGACAAGAGGAGATCAGCAGGCTG ATGAAGAACGCTAACTTCAACCTGGACCCATACATCCAAGAGTTTGGGATCAAGGTGAAAGATGATATGGCTGAGGTGACGGGCAGAGTGCTCCCCGCCCCTATCCTGCAGTATGGAGGACGG AACCGTGCCATAGCAACCCCAAACCAGGGAGTGTGGGACATGAGGGGGAAGCAGTTTTATAATGGCATTGAGATCAAAGTGTGGGCCATTGCCTGCTTTGCCCCCCAGAAACAGTGCAGAGAAGAGGTGCTTAA AAACTTCACAGATCAGCTGCGTAAGATTTCTAAGGATGCTGGGATGCCGATTCAGGGTCAGCCATGCTTCTGTAAATATGCCCAGGGAGCAGACAGTGTTGAGCCCATGTTCAGACACCTGAAGAACACCTACTCTGGACTGCAGCTCATCATTGTTATCCTACCAGGAAAAACCCCTGTCTATg CTGAGGTAAAACGTGTAGGAGACACTTTACTTGGTATGGCCACGCAATGTGTTCAGGTGAAAAATGTAGTAAAGACATCACCTCAGACCCTCTCCAACCTCTGCCTCAAGATTAACGTGAAACTTGGCGGCATCAACAACATCCTGGTACCTCACCAACG GTCAGCAGTGTTTCAGCAGCCAGTTATCTTCCTGGGAGCAGACGTCACACATCCCCCTGCCGGAGATGGAAAGAAGCCCTCTATTACTGCT GTGGTAGGCAGTATGGATGCTCATCCCAGCAGATATTGTGCCACAGTGCGAGTCCAGAGACCCAGGCAAGAGATCATTGAGGATCTGTCATACATGGTGCGTGAACTGCTAATTCAGTTCTACAAGTCGACCCGATTTAAGCCCACCAGGATCATTTTCTACAGAGATGGAGTTCCTGAAGGACAGTTACCGCAG ATTCTCCACTACGAGCTCCTGGCCATCCGAGATGCATGCATCAAACTGGAGAAAGACTATCAGCCAGGCATCACCTACATCGTGGTGCAGAAACGCCACCACACACGCCTCTTCTGTGCTGACAAGTCTGAAAGG aTTGGAAAGAGTGGGAATATTCCTGCAGGAACTACAGTGGACACCAGCATCACTCATCCCTTTGAGTTTGACTTCTACCTGTGCAGCCATGCAGGCATACAG GGTACCAGCCGGCCGTCTCATTATTACGTCCTTTGGGACGACAATCGCTTCACGGCTGATGAGTTGCAGATTTTAACTTACCAGTTGTGCCACACTTATGTGCGTTGTACCCGCTCGGTCTCCATCCCTGCTCCAGCCTACTATGCTCGTCTTGTGGCCTTCCGAGCCCGCTACCATCTGGTGGACAAAGAACATGACAG TGGAGAGGGCAGTCATGTGTCTGGTCAGAGTAATGGTCGGGACCCCCAGGCACTGGCCAAAGCTGTTCAGATTCACCACGACACCCTGAGGACCATGTACTTCGCCTGA
- the dhdds gene encoding dehydrodolichyl diphosphate synthase complex subunit DHDDS isoform X2, with the protein MSWIREGELNLLEKISANVLKAGPMPKHVAFIMDGNRRFARKKNMERQEGHMQGFDKLAETLRWCKHLNIQEVTVYAFSIENFKRTQDEVDGLMELARQKFERLLEERDNLEKHGVCIRVLGDLNMLPLDLQELIAKAVITTRSHNNDVSEALLSECLYSNNSPNPDLLIRTSGEVRLSDFLLWQTSHSCLVFQSVLWPEYSFWNLCEAILQYQLNHKSIQKARDLYREHQALQQLEADRSCVAEHLQHHGNGKPVDAQRRQEALLHYTACREERVQEFVQLLKHKRDSFFTDLCSKAVLT; encoded by the exons ATGTCGTGGATAAGGGAAGGTGAACTAAACCTGCTGGAAAAGATTTCCGCCAACGTACTAAAG GCAGGACCCATGCCTAAACATGTGGCCTTTATCATGGATGGCAACCGTCGCTTTGCACGTAAGAAGAACATGGAACGCCAGGAAGGGCATATGCAAGGTTTTGACAAGCTGGCTGAG ACGCTACGTTGGTGTAAGCATCTGAATATCCAAGAGGTTACCGTGTACGCCTTCAGCATTGAGAATTTTAAGCGCACTCAAGATGAAGTTGATGGACTGATGGAGCTGGCAAGGCAGAAATTTGAGCGGTTACTGGAGGAACG GGACAATTTGGAGAAGCATGGTGTGTGTATCCGGGTGCTGGGTGACTTGAATATGCTGCCACTTGACCTTCAAGAGCTGATTGCTAAAGCTGTGATCACAACCAGGTCCCACAATAA TGATGTTTCAGAGGCATTGCTAAGTGAGTGTCTGTACAGCAACAACTCTCCCAATCCTGATCTGCTCATCCGCACCTCTGGAGAGGTGCGCCTCAGCGACTTCCTCCTTTGGCAG ACTTCCCACTCTTGTCTAGTGTTTCAGTCAGTTCTGTGGCCAGAGTACTCTTTCTGGAACCTGTGTGAAGCCATTCTCCAGTATCAGTTAAATCACAAATCTATTCAG AAAGCCAGAGACCTCTATCGAGAACATCAGGCCCTTCAGCAGTTGGAGGCGGATCGTTCCTGTGTTGCAGAACACCTGCAGCATCATGGGAATGGAAAACCTGTCGATGCCCAGAGAAGACAGGAAGCACTGCTGCACTACACTGCCTGCCGGGAAGAACGCGTTCAGGAATTTGTACAATTGCTCAAGCACAAGAGAGACTCCTTCTTCACCGACTTATGTAGCAAAGCTGTCCTAACCTAG
- the dhdds gene encoding dehydrodolichyl diphosphate synthase complex subunit DHDDS isoform X1 produces MSWIREGELNLLEKISANVLKAGPMPKHVAFIMDGNRRFARKKNMERQEGHMQGFDKLAETLRWCKHLNIQEVTVYAFSIENFKRTQDEVDGLMELARQKFERLLEERDNLEKHGVCIRVLGDLNMLPLDLQELIAKAVITTRSHNKCFLNVCFAYTSRYEITNAVREMAWGVEQGLIKASDVSEALLSECLYSNNSPNPDLLIRTSGEVRLSDFLLWQTSHSCLVFQSVLWPEYSFWNLCEAILQYQLNHKSIQKARDLYREHQALQQLEADRSCVAEHLQHHGNGKPVDAQRRQEALLHYTACREERVQEFVQLLKHKRDSFFTDLCSKAVLT; encoded by the exons ATGTCGTGGATAAGGGAAGGTGAACTAAACCTGCTGGAAAAGATTTCCGCCAACGTACTAAAG GCAGGACCCATGCCTAAACATGTGGCCTTTATCATGGATGGCAACCGTCGCTTTGCACGTAAGAAGAACATGGAACGCCAGGAAGGGCATATGCAAGGTTTTGACAAGCTGGCTGAG ACGCTACGTTGGTGTAAGCATCTGAATATCCAAGAGGTTACCGTGTACGCCTTCAGCATTGAGAATTTTAAGCGCACTCAAGATGAAGTTGATGGACTGATGGAGCTGGCAAGGCAGAAATTTGAGCGGTTACTGGAGGAACG GGACAATTTGGAGAAGCATGGTGTGTGTATCCGGGTGCTGGGTGACTTGAATATGCTGCCACTTGACCTTCAAGAGCTGATTGCTAAAGCTGTGATCACAACCAGGTCCCACAATAA ATGTTTCCTGAATGTCTGTTTTGCCTACACATCAAGATATGAAATCACTAATGCAGTCAGGGAAATGGCTTGGGGAGTGGAGCAGGGCCTGATTAAAGCAAG TGATGTTTCAGAGGCATTGCTAAGTGAGTGTCTGTACAGCAACAACTCTCCCAATCCTGATCTGCTCATCCGCACCTCTGGAGAGGTGCGCCTCAGCGACTTCCTCCTTTGGCAG ACTTCCCACTCTTGTCTAGTGTTTCAGTCAGTTCTGTGGCCAGAGTACTCTTTCTGGAACCTGTGTGAAGCCATTCTCCAGTATCAGTTAAATCACAAATCTATTCAG AAAGCCAGAGACCTCTATCGAGAACATCAGGCCCTTCAGCAGTTGGAGGCGGATCGTTCCTGTGTTGCAGAACACCTGCAGCATCATGGGAATGGAAAACCTGTCGATGCCCAGAGAAGACAGGAAGCACTGCTGCACTACACTGCCTGCCGGGAAGAACGCGTTCAGGAATTTGTACAATTGCTCAAGCACAAGAGAGACTCCTTCTTCACCGACTTATGTAGCAAAGCTGTCCTAACCTAG